Within Metabacillus sp. KUDC1714, the genomic segment TACGGGCAAACTCTATCTCCTAAGCTTGAAACAGGATGGAATCTTAAACAAAACAATTTATTTGAAACAGCTGTATTGCCTGGAGGTTGCTTCGTCATCTCAAGAAAAGTATTTAATGATGTCGGCGGCTTTGAGATTGGCTTTAAAACGTGGGGCCATGAAGATGTGGAACTGTCGATAAAGCTATGGCTTTTTGGTTATCGCTGTCATGTATTACCTGACGTAACAATTTTACACTTATTTAGAAGAATCCATCCATATAAAGTTAGAAGCGATGATGTTTATTACAATTTAATAAGAATGGCGTTTTCTCATTTTAATGATGTACGTATACAAAAATGCAAGATGTTCATTACTAATAGTAAAGCAAAAATTATTGAGTCACAAGTACTGCAAGACGGTGTTATTAAGCAACGTGAAAGCTATTTTCAAAAACGAAAATATAATGATGACTGGTATTTTAAGAAATTTCATATAGATTTTTAGACTATGTCCACTATGATAAAAGTAATTTT encodes:
- a CDS encoding glycosyltransferase family 2 protein; translation: MKSQPSISIIFPVKNEGENVRSTLESLFSIETNYAFETIVVDDGSTDGCCNFLETYQNKARVKLVQTKGIGAANARNLGAAKASGEYLIFCDAHLQFENWWIDRLLEPLVSGKSDAVTPGIADMENPQAIGYGQTLSPKLETGWNLKQNNLFETAVLPGGCFVISRKVFNDVGGFEIGFKTWGHEDVELSIKLWLFGYRCHVLPDVTILHLFRRIHPYKVRSDDVYYNLIRMAFSHFNDVRIQKCKMFITNSKAKIIESQVLQDGVIKQRESYFQKRKYNDDWYFKKFHIDF